A window from Micromonospora profundi encodes these proteins:
- a CDS encoding thioredoxin domain-containing protein — protein MNRLVNATSPYLLQHADNPVDWWPWCDEAFAEAKRRDVPVLISVGYAACHWCHVMAHESFENEHVGALMNDDFVSIKVDREERPDVDAVYMTATQAMTGQGGWPMTVFATPDGTPFFCGTYFPRANFIRLLQSVATAWRDQRAEVLRQGAAVVEAIGGAQAVGGPTAPLDAPLLDAAAANLAGEYDGTNGGFGGAPKFPPHMNLLFLLRHHQRTGDPRSLEIVRHTAEAMARGGIYDQLAGGFARYSVDAHWTVPHFEKMLYDNALLLRFYTQLWRLTGDPLARRIARDTARFLADELHRPGEGFTSALDADTEGVEGLTYAWTPAQLVEVLGEEDGRWAADLFAVTEEGTFEHGMSVLRLARDVDDAAPEIRARWQQVVGRLLAARDTRPQPARDDKVVAAWNGLAITAMAEFQQVAALYASPQDEDANLMDGVTIVAGGAMRNAAEHLASVHLVDGRLRRVSRDGKVGEPAGVLEDYGCVAEAFCAMHQLTGEGRWLTLAGGLLDTALEHFAAPGGAYYDTADDAEQLVARPADPTDNATPSGRSALVAGLVAYAALTGETRYREAAEAALATVAPIVGRHARFTGYAATVGEALLSGPYEIAVVTGDPAGDPLVAAAHRHAPPGAVVVAGAPDQPGVPLLADRPFVDGRSAAYVCRGFVCQRPVTSVEELVAQLG, from the coding sequence GTGAACCGACTCGTCAACGCCACCAGCCCGTACCTGCTCCAGCACGCCGACAACCCGGTCGACTGGTGGCCGTGGTGCGACGAGGCGTTCGCCGAGGCGAAGCGGCGCGACGTACCGGTGCTCATCTCGGTGGGGTATGCCGCCTGCCACTGGTGTCACGTGATGGCCCACGAGTCGTTCGAGAACGAGCACGTCGGCGCGCTGATGAACGACGACTTCGTGTCGATCAAGGTGGACCGCGAGGAGCGCCCCGACGTGGACGCGGTCTACATGACCGCCACCCAGGCGATGACAGGTCAGGGCGGCTGGCCGATGACTGTGTTCGCCACTCCCGACGGCACGCCGTTCTTCTGCGGCACCTACTTCCCGCGTGCCAACTTCATCCGGCTGCTCCAGTCGGTCGCCACCGCGTGGCGCGACCAGCGTGCGGAGGTGCTGCGTCAGGGCGCCGCCGTGGTCGAGGCGATCGGCGGCGCACAGGCAGTGGGTGGCCCCACCGCCCCGCTGGACGCCCCGCTGCTCGACGCCGCGGCAGCCAACCTGGCAGGTGAGTACGACGGGACGAACGGCGGTTTCGGGGGCGCCCCGAAGTTTCCGCCGCACATGAACCTGCTCTTCCTGCTGCGCCACCACCAGCGCACCGGCGACCCGCGCAGCCTGGAGATCGTCCGGCACACTGCCGAGGCGATGGCCCGGGGCGGCATCTACGACCAGTTGGCCGGCGGCTTCGCCCGTTACTCGGTGGACGCGCACTGGACGGTGCCGCACTTCGAGAAGATGCTCTACGACAACGCGCTGCTGCTGCGGTTCTACACGCAGCTCTGGCGGCTGACCGGCGACCCGCTGGCCCGCCGGATCGCCCGGGACACCGCCCGGTTCCTCGCCGACGAGCTGCACCGGCCGGGGGAGGGGTTCACGTCCGCGCTGGACGCCGACACGGAGGGCGTCGAGGGGCTCACCTACGCCTGGACGCCCGCCCAGCTCGTCGAGGTGCTCGGCGAGGAGGACGGCCGGTGGGCCGCCGACCTGTTCGCCGTCACCGAGGAGGGGACCTTCGAGCACGGCATGAGCGTGCTGCGGCTCGCCCGGGACGTCGATGACGCCGCACCCGAGATCCGCGCCCGCTGGCAGCAGGTGGTGGGCCGGCTGCTCGCGGCTCGGGACACACGCCCCCAGCCTGCTCGTGACGACAAGGTGGTGGCCGCGTGGAACGGTCTGGCGATCACCGCCATGGCCGAGTTCCAGCAGGTCGCCGCCCTGTACGCGTCGCCGCAGGACGAGGACGCCAACCTGATGGACGGCGTGACAATCGTCGCCGGCGGCGCGATGCGTAACGCCGCCGAGCACCTGGCGAGCGTGCACCTTGTCGACGGCCGGCTGCGCCGGGTCTCCCGCGACGGCAAGGTCGGTGAGCCGGCCGGCGTCCTGGAGGACTACGGCTGCGTGGCCGAGGCGTTCTGCGCGATGCACCAGCTCACCGGCGAGGGTCGTTGGCTCACACTGGCCGGCGGGCTGCTGGACACCGCGCTGGAGCACTTCGCCGCGCCCGGCGGCGCCTACTACGACACGGCCGACGACGCCGAGCAGCTCGTCGCCCGGCCGGCCGACCCGACCGACAACGCCACCCCGTCGGGCCGGTCCGCGCTGGTGGCCGGGCTCGTGGCGTACGCCGCGCTGACCGGCGAGACCCGCTACCGGGAGGCCGCCGAGGCGGCGCTCGCCACTGTGGCACCGATCGTCGGGCGGCACGCCCGGTTCACCGGGTACGCGGCCACTGTCGGTGAGGCGCTGCTGTCCGGGCCGTACGAGATCGCCGTGGTGACCGGCGACCCGGCCGGCGATCCGCTGGTGGCCGCAGCCCACCGGCACGCCCCGCCCGGAGCGGTGGTGGTCGCCGGAGCTCCGGACCAGCCGGGGGTCCCGCTGCTCGCCGACCGTCCGTTCGTCGACGGGCGGTCCGCGGCGTACGTCTGCCGGGGTTTCGTCTGCCAACGGCCGGTGACCTCAGTCGAGGAGTTGGTCGCCCAGCTCGGCTGA
- a CDS encoding putative bifunctional diguanylate cyclase/phosphodiesterase, whose amino-acid sequence MTSGPPADRLGARGMPARLLVLTGAVTLTALVSAMVGWTLPFRLPADDPLGGPARFGIAVAILAVAQLARLRFRTGAGMVSITWGEAALIVCLYLTPAGWLPSATLLGAGLAWTAHSLYGDRRPLLEIVRIAASLAAASALAVSVTTALGEPLLAPPTPMLALAVIAGSVTYLLVTAWLGGVTLGLRHGLPIGPPLLAALRAKLLMFVGNVAVGLVVVTLLELDPRWLLLLPPLLWLLHQTYRYRLRADQERRTWRAFAEATAALNQLDERGVASAAVSGALTLFNAELVDVDVARADGRWRRYRGDAGGQLVDREVGPPDQSEPDEHELVRPLSVGAAPVGRLRVRFPRSAPPTARERDAIAAFGDALAAALHDAATHRELRLVTARSSYEAVHDPLTGLVNRTAMLSKGDQSLRQLAHEHPVALLLLDINQFKEVNDTLGHAAGDQLLRLTANRLSALARPGDLLGRLGGDEFALLLTSVPVLGDRTAPMAYALRQAREIAERLAAPTEVAGVRMSIEVSVGVVVADAGTADLTELLRRADIAMYQAKEGGGSVAAYDSTRDAASTDQLALLAELREALEVDDQLVLALQPAVDLATGAPTGVEALIRWQHPRRGWLNPIDFIRPVENSEQLGTFTRYVLNKALGVAAGWAREGLDVPISVNLSARSLLDPRLPAEIAEALRRHQVPPHRLVLEITETVVMSELEVIDEVLSTLRSMGVQLAVDDFGTGFSSLTFLTRIAVDELKVDRSFVIRMADSPEAAAIVRTTVGLAHELGLRVVAEGVETAEQRLALAELGCTSAQGYHFFKPMPADKIGAVLGSLRDSAESNVFRLRADGAS is encoded by the coding sequence ATGACCTCCGGCCCCCCTGCCGACCGGCTCGGCGCACGCGGTATGCCGGCCCGGTTGCTCGTGCTGACCGGCGCGGTGACGCTGACCGCCCTGGTCTCCGCCATGGTCGGCTGGACCCTCCCGTTCCGACTGCCGGCTGACGATCCCCTCGGTGGCCCTGCCCGCTTCGGCATCGCCGTGGCGATCCTCGCCGTCGCCCAGCTCGCCCGACTGCGGTTCCGCACGGGCGCGGGCATGGTCAGCATCACCTGGGGCGAGGCGGCGCTTATCGTCTGCCTCTACCTCACGCCGGCAGGCTGGCTGCCGTCGGCGACCCTGCTCGGCGCCGGACTGGCCTGGACGGCGCACTCGCTGTACGGCGACCGCCGTCCATTGCTGGAGATCGTCCGTATCGCCGCGTCGCTCGCCGCCGCGTCGGCACTGGCGGTGTCCGTCACGACGGCCCTGGGGGAGCCGTTGCTCGCCCCGCCGACACCGATGCTGGCGCTGGCCGTGATCGCCGGGTCGGTGACGTACCTGCTGGTGACCGCCTGGCTGGGCGGGGTGACGCTGGGGTTGCGGCACGGGCTGCCGATCGGACCGCCGCTGCTCGCCGCGCTGCGCGCCAAGCTGCTCATGTTCGTCGGCAACGTGGCTGTCGGCCTGGTGGTCGTCACGTTGCTGGAGCTGGACCCACGCTGGTTGCTGCTCCTGCCGCCACTGCTGTGGCTGCTGCACCAGACCTACCGCTACCGGCTGCGCGCCGACCAGGAACGCCGTACGTGGCGGGCCTTCGCCGAGGCCACCGCGGCCCTCAACCAGCTCGACGAGCGCGGCGTGGCCAGCGCCGCGGTGAGCGGCGCGCTGACGCTGTTCAACGCCGAACTGGTCGACGTCGACGTGGCGCGGGCCGACGGCAGGTGGCGGCGCTACCGGGGGGACGCCGGCGGTCAGCTGGTCGACCGGGAGGTGGGCCCACCGGACCAGTCTGAGCCCGATGAGCACGAGTTGGTGCGCCCCCTGTCGGTGGGCGCCGCGCCGGTCGGCCGGTTGCGGGTCCGGTTCCCCCGTTCCGCCCCGCCCACCGCCCGGGAGCGCGACGCCATCGCCGCGTTCGGCGACGCGCTCGCCGCCGCCCTGCACGACGCCGCGACCCACCGTGAGCTGCGACTGGTCACCGCCCGATCGTCGTACGAGGCGGTGCACGACCCGCTCACCGGGCTGGTCAACCGGACGGCGATGCTCAGCAAGGGCGACCAGTCGCTGCGGCAGCTCGCGCACGAGCACCCGGTGGCTCTGCTGCTGCTGGACATCAACCAGTTCAAAGAGGTCAACGACACCCTGGGGCACGCGGCTGGCGACCAGTTGCTGCGGCTCACCGCCAACCGCCTCAGCGCGCTTGCCCGCCCCGGCGACCTGCTCGGCCGGCTCGGCGGCGACGAATTCGCGCTGCTGCTCACCTCGGTGCCCGTGCTCGGCGACCGCACCGCCCCGATGGCGTACGCGCTGCGGCAGGCCCGGGAGATCGCCGAGCGGCTGGCCGCGCCGACCGAGGTGGCCGGGGTGCGGATGTCGATCGAGGTGTCCGTCGGGGTGGTCGTCGCCGACGCGGGCACCGCCGACCTGACCGAGCTGCTGCGCCGGGCCGACATCGCCATGTACCAGGCCAAGGAGGGCGGCGGGAGCGTCGCCGCGTACGACAGCACCCGGGACGCGGCCAGCACCGACCAGTTGGCGCTGCTTGCCGAGTTGCGGGAGGCGCTGGAGGTCGACGACCAGCTGGTGCTGGCGTTGCAGCCGGCCGTCGACCTGGCCACCGGCGCGCCCACCGGGGTGGAGGCGCTGATCCGCTGGCAGCATCCCCGGCGGGGCTGGCTCAACCCGATCGACTTCATCCGCCCGGTGGAGAACAGCGAGCAGTTGGGCACGTTCACCCGGTACGTGCTGAACAAGGCGCTCGGCGTCGCCGCCGGCTGGGCCCGCGAAGGACTCGACGTACCGATCTCGGTGAACCTGTCCGCGCGTAGCCTGCTCGACCCGCGCCTGCCGGCGGAGATCGCCGAGGCGCTGCGCCGCCATCAGGTGCCGCCGCATCGGCTGGTCCTGGAGATCACCGAGACCGTGGTGATGAGCGAGTTGGAGGTCATCGACGAGGTGCTGTCCACGCTCCGGTCGATGGGCGTGCAGCTCGCTGTGGACGACTTCGGCACCGGCTTCTCGTCGTTGACCTTCCTCACCCGGATCGCAGTGGACGAGCTGAAGGTGGACCGCTCGTTCGTGATCCGGATGGCCGACTCGCCGGAGGCGGCGGCGATCGTGCGGACCACCGTGGGGCTCGCCCACGAGCTGGGGCTGCGGGTGGTCGCCGAGGGCGTGGAGACCGCCGAGCAGCGGCTGGCCCTGGCCGAGCTGGGCTGCACGTCCGCGCAGGGCTACCACTTCTTCAAGCCCATGCCGGCGGACAAGATCGGCGCGGTGCTCGGGTCGCTGCGCGACTCGGCCGAGTCGAACGTCTTCCGGCTCCGCGCCGACGGCGCCTCCTGA
- the mca gene encoding mycothiol conjugate amidase Mca, whose translation MAEQLRLMAVHAHPDDESSKGAATMAKYVAQGVDVLVVTCTGGERGSVLNPKLDRPDVWANIAEIRRAEMDAARAILGVEQAWLGFVDSGLPEGDPLPPLPEGCFALQDVEVAAGPLVRLMREFRPHVVTTYDEEGGYPHPDHIMCHKVSVAAFEAAGDPERYPELGAPWQPLKLYYDIGFSKAKIMALHEAMLAIGRESPYEEWLKRWDDRPDKGPRITTRVECGDYFHVRDDALRAHATQVDPDGFWFHVPMELQQRAWPTEDFELARTVVDSPLPESDLFAGVRETAHAR comes from the coding sequence TTGGCAGAGCAACTGCGTCTCATGGCCGTTCACGCGCACCCGGACGACGAGTCGAGCAAGGGTGCGGCGACCATGGCGAAGTACGTCGCGCAGGGCGTGGACGTGCTTGTGGTGACGTGCACCGGCGGTGAGCGCGGCAGCGTGCTCAACCCCAAGCTTGACAGGCCCGACGTGTGGGCCAACATCGCGGAGATCCGCCGCGCCGAGATGGACGCCGCGCGGGCGATCCTCGGCGTCGAGCAGGCCTGGCTGGGTTTCGTCGACTCCGGTCTGCCCGAGGGCGACCCGCTGCCCCCGCTGCCGGAGGGCTGCTTCGCCCTCCAGGACGTCGAGGTCGCCGCCGGCCCACTGGTGCGGCTGATGCGGGAGTTCCGCCCGCACGTCGTGACGACCTACGACGAGGAGGGTGGCTACCCCCACCCCGACCACATCATGTGCCACAAGGTCAGCGTGGCCGCCTTCGAGGCCGCTGGCGACCCGGAGCGCTACCCGGAGCTGGGCGCCCCGTGGCAGCCGCTGAAGCTCTACTACGACATCGGCTTCTCCAAGGCCAAGATCATGGCCCTGCACGAGGCGATGCTCGCCATCGGCCGCGAATCCCCGTACGAGGAGTGGCTCAAGCGCTGGGACGACCGACCCGACAAGGGCCCCCGGATCACCACCCGGGTGGAGTGCGGCGACTACTTCCACGTCCGCGACGACGCGCTGCGCGCCCACGCCACCCAGGTCGACCCGGACGGCTTCTGGTTCCACGTGCCGATGGAGCTGCAACAGCGTGCCTGGCCGACGGAGGATTTCGAGCTGGCCCGTACCGTCGTGGACAGCCCGTTGCCCGAGTCCGACCTATTCGCAGGGGTGCGGGAGACGGCGCACGCGCGCTGA
- a CDS encoding DUF4307 domain-containing protein has protein sequence MTETHATISPGAPVFPTGRYGRRRASGGGRRRTLLAALALLALLAALSLISVRLYQQYGDPNYRAEVITYTDITDTQMVLDFRVTVPAGESAVCVLRARDRAGAQVAREEITVTAAPGERHLTVRHRLSTTARPFIGEVLRCRPPA, from the coding sequence GTGACCGAGACGCACGCCACAATTTCACCGGGCGCGCCGGTCTTCCCGACCGGGCGCTACGGCCGCCGTCGGGCATCCGGCGGAGGCCGCCGTCGTACGCTGCTGGCCGCGCTGGCGCTGTTGGCGCTGTTGGCGGCGCTGAGCCTGATCTCGGTGCGGCTCTACCAGCAGTACGGTGATCCGAACTACCGCGCCGAGGTGATCACCTACACCGACATCACGGACACCCAGATGGTGCTCGACTTCCGGGTGACAGTGCCGGCGGGCGAATCGGCGGTCTGCGTGCTGCGCGCCCGGGACCGCGCCGGCGCCCAGGTGGCCCGCGAGGAGATCACTGTGACCGCCGCCCCTGGCGAACGGCACCTCACCGTCCGGCACCGCCTGAGCACCACCGCCCGGCCGTTCATCGGCGAGGTGCTGCGCTGCCGTCCTCCCGCCTGA
- the greA gene encoding transcription elongation factor GreA, whose protein sequence is MSTGNEAPATWLSQDAYDRLQAELDEHIANRPAIAAEINARREEGDLRENGGYHAAREEQGKAEGRIRYLQELLRTAKVGEAPTTDAVSPGMVVTIYFDDDTDDTETFLLGSREIAATTDLTVYSPESALGKAILGGRPGQTCTYTAPSGADIKVTVVSFEPFSG, encoded by the coding sequence GTGTCCACTGGCAACGAGGCGCCCGCCACCTGGCTGTCCCAGGACGCGTACGACCGCCTCCAGGCCGAGCTCGACGAGCACATCGCCAACCGACCGGCGATCGCCGCCGAGATCAATGCTCGGCGCGAGGAGGGCGACCTGCGGGAGAACGGCGGCTACCACGCCGCCCGCGAGGAGCAGGGCAAGGCCGAGGGTCGCATCCGCTATCTCCAGGAACTGCTGCGCACCGCGAAGGTCGGCGAGGCGCCGACCACGGACGCGGTGTCGCCCGGCATGGTCGTGACGATCTACTTCGACGACGACACCGACGACACCGAGACGTTCCTGCTCGGCTCACGGGAGATCGCCGCCACCACCGACCTGACCGTCTACAGCCCCGAGTCCGCGCTCGGCAAGGCGATCCTGGGCGGCCGTCCCGGACAGACCTGCACCTACACGGCACCCAGCGGCGCCGACATCAAGGTGACAGTGGTCAGCTTCGAGCCGTTCTCCGGCTGA
- the ilvA gene encoding threonine ammonia-lyase gives MTELVGLDDVRAARELLADVVRITPLEPSRPLSAALGGPAWLKCENVQRAGSYKVRGAYVRISRLSAAERERGVVAASAGNHAQGVALAAGLVGTHATVFMPVNAPLPKVAATKGYGAQVELAGNTVDESLVAAQTYAERTGAVLIHPFDHPDVIAGQGTVALEILEQCPEVRTIITGVGGGGLISGMAVAAKALRPDVRIIGVQAAGAAAFPPSLVAGEPVRLPVFATIADGIAVGRPGEITFNHVRKLVDEIVTVSEEDISRALLMLLERGKQVVEPAGAVGVAALLAGVVEVETPVVAVLSGGNIDPLLMLRVIEHGLAAAGRYLRVTVRCSDRPGQLASLLGQIAEHRANVVDVEHQRANPHLGLGEVEVALSVETRGVEHSDTLISALRASGYQVVFAAEA, from the coding sequence ATGACGGAACTGGTCGGCCTCGACGACGTACGGGCCGCGCGGGAACTGCTCGCCGACGTCGTCCGGATCACCCCGCTGGAGCCCTCGCGGCCACTGAGCGCGGCGCTTGGCGGGCCGGCCTGGCTCAAGTGCGAGAACGTCCAGCGCGCCGGCTCGTACAAGGTGCGCGGCGCGTACGTGCGGATCTCCCGACTGTCGGCGGCGGAGCGCGAACGCGGCGTCGTCGCGGCGAGCGCCGGCAACCACGCCCAGGGCGTGGCGCTGGCCGCCGGCCTGGTCGGCACGCACGCAACGGTCTTCATGCCTGTCAACGCCCCGCTGCCGAAGGTCGCCGCCACCAAGGGGTACGGCGCGCAGGTCGAACTGGCAGGCAACACCGTCGACGAGTCGCTGGTGGCCGCGCAGACGTACGCCGAGCGGACCGGCGCGGTGCTCATCCACCCGTTCGACCACCCGGACGTGATCGCCGGCCAGGGCACCGTGGCGCTGGAGATCCTCGAACAGTGCCCGGAGGTGCGGACCATCATCACGGGCGTGGGCGGCGGCGGTCTGATCTCGGGCATGGCGGTCGCTGCCAAGGCGCTGCGGCCGGACGTCCGGATCATCGGCGTGCAGGCGGCCGGCGCGGCGGCCTTCCCGCCCTCGCTTGTGGCCGGGGAGCCGGTGCGGCTGCCGGTGTTCGCCACGATCGCGGACGGCATCGCTGTCGGGCGGCCCGGTGAGATCACCTTCAACCATGTCCGCAAGCTTGTCGACGAGATCGTCACGGTGTCCGAGGAGGACATCTCCCGGGCGCTGCTGATGCTGCTGGAGCGGGGCAAGCAGGTCGTCGAGCCGGCCGGGGCGGTCGGCGTGGCCGCGCTCCTGGCCGGTGTGGTGGAGGTGGAGACGCCTGTGGTCGCGGTGCTCTCCGGTGGCAACATCGACCCGCTGCTGATGCTGCGGGTGATCGAGCACGGCCTGGCCGCCGCGGGACGCTACCTGCGCGTGACGGTGCGGTGTTCCGACCGGCCGGGGCAGCTCGCCTCGCTGCTCGGTCAGATCGCCGAGCACCGGGCCAACGTGGTGGATGTGGAACACCAGCGGGCCAACCCGCACCTGGGCCTCGGCGAGGTGGAGGTGGCACTGTCGGTGGAGACCCGTGGGGTGGAGCACTCGGACACGCTGATCAGCGCGTTGCGGGCCAGCGGTTACCAGGTGGTCTTCGCCGCCGAGGCGTGA
- a CDS encoding DUF4328 domain-containing protein, whose amino-acid sequence MRCQTCGDATSPEHNDCQRCNTPLGQPAVWPAVATYRVRGIGLAACIAVGVAVVLSLVTALDPIVGLLMTRRAQNADDADLLVDALSVQALLSQPSVVVFPAAAVLVIVWMWRARKNIDAFPGALPTLGAGWAIAGWLIPFVNLVVPARVMASVARDSLWRRRTPATVFVWWITWLVFSIGEGVVSNQNAQAYIRLPRNPSTDADYQAYIDHYGDSLLRNAVPAVACVVAGVTLILLIRRISAAQEARIASGSPAWPTAQAWPAAPVPGGHPAAGATPSASGSGGEEPAGPENQSRA is encoded by the coding sequence ATGCGTTGTCAGACCTGTGGGGACGCCACGTCTCCCGAGCACAACGACTGCCAGCGTTGCAACACGCCGCTCGGCCAGCCCGCCGTCTGGCCCGCTGTGGCGACCTACCGGGTACGTGGCATCGGCCTGGCCGCCTGCATCGCCGTCGGCGTGGCCGTGGTGCTCTCTCTCGTGACGGCACTCGATCCGATTGTCGGGTTGCTGATGACCCGGCGGGCCCAGAACGCCGACGACGCGGACCTGCTGGTCGACGCTTTGTCAGTGCAGGCGCTGTTGTCGCAGCCCTCGGTGGTCGTGTTCCCCGCCGCCGCCGTACTGGTGATCGTCTGGATGTGGCGGGCGCGGAAGAACATCGACGCGTTCCCGGGTGCGCTGCCGACACTCGGTGCCGGTTGGGCTATCGCCGGCTGGCTGATCCCGTTCGTCAACCTCGTGGTGCCGGCCCGGGTGATGGCCAGCGTCGCGCGGGACAGCCTCTGGCGGCGCCGCACCCCGGCCACGGTGTTCGTCTGGTGGATTACCTGGCTCGTGTTCAGCATCGGCGAGGGGGTCGTCAGCAACCAGAACGCCCAGGCGTACATCAGGCTGCCGCGGAACCCGTCCACCGATGCCGACTACCAGGCGTACATCGACCACTACGGCGATTCTCTGCTCCGTAACGCCGTGCCCGCAGTGGCGTGTGTGGTCGCCGGGGTGACGCTGATCCTGTTGATCCGACGGATCTCCGCCGCTCAGGAGGCACGCATCGCCAGTGGGTCGCCAGCATGGCCGACCGCCCAGGCCTGGCCGGCTGCCCCGGTCCCGGGCGGGCACCCCGCTGCCGGGGCCACGCCGTCGGCTTCCGGATCGGGCGGTGAGGAGCCGGCAGGCCCGGAGAATCAATCCCGGGCGTGA
- a CDS encoding amidase translates to MAVQDIMATWVGATAKQIARGVRRGDVSATQVVADHLEYIASADRDLAAFRAVRGGEAITEAEKVDEQEDLANLPLAGVPVAVKENTPVAGLPTWNGSPAARTEVAEADHEVVRRLRGAGAVILGVTRMPELGLWALTDDDSAVTRNPWDSTRTPGGSSGGAAAAVAAGLVPIAHGNDGLGSIRIPAACCGLVGLKPGRGVVPCQLGADDWFGLTEHGMLTSTVADAAVGFSVLAGRRPEKLVPPQRLRVGVSLRSPVRGVSPDAPNRDAVAAAGRLLAAAGHDTVPADPVYPTALGLQGIATWFAAAATDVRASGLDRRGLQRRTRRHVALGEWAQRRGYVREADRTAWRQRSIDFFTDHSVDLLLTPALASAPPEAGRWSERSWRSNMSASIRYAPYAAPWNIAGLPAVVVPVGRRPDGLPVGVQIVGPPGSELLLLGVAGQFEMAAPWSRHAPGYPRVGKGSPAAA, encoded by the coding sequence ATGGCCGTGCAGGACATCATGGCGACCTGGGTCGGGGCGACTGCCAAGCAGATCGCCCGGGGCGTACGCCGAGGTGACGTCTCGGCCACCCAGGTCGTCGCCGACCACCTTGAGTACATCGCCTCGGCCGACCGCGATCTGGCGGCGTTCCGCGCCGTTCGCGGCGGCGAGGCGATCACCGAGGCGGAGAAGGTCGACGAGCAGGAGGACCTGGCGAACCTGCCGCTGGCCGGCGTGCCGGTGGCGGTCAAGGAGAACACGCCGGTCGCCGGCCTGCCCACCTGGAACGGGTCGCCCGCGGCGCGTACGGAGGTCGCGGAGGCCGACCACGAGGTGGTCCGCCGGCTCCGGGGCGCCGGTGCGGTGATCCTGGGTGTGACCCGGATGCCGGAGTTGGGCCTGTGGGCGCTCACCGACGACGACAGCGCTGTGACGCGCAACCCGTGGGACAGCACGCGTACCCCCGGCGGCTCCTCCGGTGGCGCGGCCGCCGCGGTGGCGGCCGGGCTGGTGCCGATCGCGCACGGCAACGACGGCCTCGGGTCGATCCGGATCCCGGCGGCCTGCTGCGGCCTGGTCGGGCTCAAGCCCGGCCGGGGTGTGGTGCCCTGCCAGCTCGGCGCGGACGACTGGTTCGGTCTGACCGAGCACGGCATGCTCACCAGCACTGTCGCTGACGCGGCGGTCGGTTTCTCGGTGCTGGCCGGTAGGCGTCCGGAGAAGCTGGTCCCGCCGCAGCGGCTGCGGGTGGGCGTCTCGCTGCGCTCACCGGTACGCGGCGTCTCACCGGACGCGCCCAACCGGGACGCTGTCGCCGCCGCGGGCCGGCTCCTCGCCGCTGCCGGGCATGACACGGTGCCGGCCGATCCGGTCTATCCCACAGCGCTGGGCCTGCAGGGCATCGCTACCTGGTTCGCCGCCGCCGCCACGGACGTCCGGGCCTCCGGACTGGACCGGCGTGGCCTGCAACGGCGTACCCGGCGGCACGTAGCGCTGGGCGAGTGGGCGCAGCGCCGGGGGTACGTCCGGGAAGCCGACCGGACCGCCTGGCGGCAGCGGTCGATCGACTTCTTCACCGACCACTCGGTCGACCTGCTGCTCACCCCGGCGCTGGCCAGTGCCCCGCCGGAGGCCGGTCGCTGGTCCGAGCGGTCCTGGCGGTCGAACATGTCGGCAAGCATCAGGTACGCCCCGTACGCCGCGCCGTGGAACATCGCTGGCCTCCCGGCGGTAGTGGTGCCGGTGGGCCGCCGCCCGGATGGTCTGCCGGTCGGTGTGCAGATCGTCGGTCCGCCCGGTTCGGAGCTGTTGTTGCTCGGTGTGGCCGGCCAGTTCGAAATGGCCGCCCCCTGGTCACGGCACGCCCCCGGCTACCCCCGGGTCGGCAAGGGGTCGCCAGCCGCCGCGTGA